ATTTGCGAAAGAATTAAACCTTGTTGACAATAATGAGTATAACTTCTTATGGGTAACAGAGTTCCCACTTCTTTCTTACGATGAAGAAGAAGGTCGTTATCATGCAGAACATCATCCGTTCACACGTCCGGTAGCAGAAGATGAAGCGCTACTAGAAGAGAGCCCAGAAAAAGTTCGTGCCGAAGCTTATGATCTCGTATTAAATGGATATGAACTTGGAGGAGGTTCACAACGTATTTTTGAACGTAGTCTCCAAGAGAAAATGTTTAAAGCGCTTGGCTTTAGCGAAGAAGAAGCAAGAGAACAGTTTGGCTTCTTATTAGAGGCATTTGAGTATGGAACACCACCACATGGAGGAATTGCATTAGGACTTGACCGCCTTGTCATGATTTTAGCAGGACAGAGTAATCTCCGTGAAACGATCGCGTTCCCTAAAACTGCAAGTGCAAGCTGCTTGTTAACTGAGGCTCCGAGTGGTGTTAGTGAAGCACAATTACAAGAACTCAACTTATCAGTGATTCCGAAGAAAAAAGAAGAAGAATAATGTTTGAGAGGCTGGCCATTGAGGTCAGTCTTTCTTTTTGGCCCTTTTCGGATAGGTTGTTGTTTCTTTTTAAAAGATGAAAGCCTCAGCCTATATCGGATTCGAGAGAGATTTTTTACCGAAAGAAACAACCTTTTAGAAAAAATCCTTTAATCAGAGGTTTTACTTTCTTTTAAAAGGGTAAAGATTAATAACATCAAACTAGTCCAATGATTGTAATGAAAATGTTATAAAAATAGGCATGTTTAATTATTGTAAAACTCTAATTTTTCAGATATGATGAAATCAACAAAATAAGTTTATGAGTCCTGAGGTGTACGTCTCAACTCTACGTTTTGAGCCAACAGATTTACATTGGGAGCTTTTCGTTTCAAAGGGGAAGGCAGGCCTTACCTACATAGGTTGGAGGAAGTCAGAAGCTTTGAACAGGGCACCCACCTGCCAACCGCAGGTTCAAAACTGGGAAGATTAAACGGCACTTTGGGGCTCAAAAATGAAGACACCTAATAACGGGTGTTTTTTCTTTTTTTCGAACCTAAAACTCAAAAACATCTTTATCTGCCATGATTATGAGCGACCCAACGTCAATGTCACTTTTATTACATATTGAAAAGTTGTTAACTCTTTCATATAATGAAAACAATTACATTAGTCATCTGATGACCTTATGACTAAATGCGGAGTGGGGGGAGAAAATGAAAGTTTCATTGTTTTTAACGTGTCTTGCAGATGTTGTTTATCCAGCCTCTGTCGGTAGAAGTACTGTGGAACTGTTGGAGAAGCTAGGGTGTGAAGTCGATTTTCCAAAGAAACAAACGTGCTGTGGTCAGCCTGCCTTTAATAGTGGCTTCCATAAAGAATCGAAGGAAGTGGCCAAACATATGATCGAAACATTTAAAGCATCTGACTATGTTGTTTCACCATCAGGATCCTGTACGACGATGCTTCACGAGTATCCGAAATTATTCGAAGATGACCCGATGTGGAAAGAGCGAGCAGAAGCTCTTGTAAAAAAATCGTTTGAGCTAACACAATTTATCGTAGACGTCCTAAAGGTAGAAGACGTAAGTGCTCAGTTTCCTGCTAAAGTGACATATCATTCGTCATGTCATATGACGAGACTATTAGGCGTAAAAGAAGCACCAGTCAAACTTTTAGAAAATGTAGAAGGTCTCATTTTTACGGAGCTTCCGAACAAACAACAATGTTGCGGATTTGGAGGAACATTTTCTGTAAAAATGATGCCGATTTCTGAACAAATGGTCGATGAAAAAGTTCAACATATCGATGAAACAGAAGCTGATGTGTTAGTTGGTTCAGATTTAGGCTGTTTAATGAACATTGGTGGTCGTATTGAACGTAAAGGAAAACAGATCAAAGTGATGCACATTGCAGAAGTGTTAAATAGTCAAGGTTGAGTGGGGTGAACAGATGGGGATAAAGATCGGTAATGATAAGTTTTTCGACCGAGTGGAAAAAGGGATTAATGACTCGTTTATGCGTAACGCAGTCGTTGAAGCACAAGGACGTCTTGAAGGAAGAAAGACAGAAACTACAGAAGAACTAGGAAATTGGGAAGAGTGGCGAGACCTTTCAGAAGAGATTCGACAGCATACGTTAGAAAACTTAGATTACTATTTAGATCAATTTGCTGAAAACGTTGCCAAACAAGGCGGACATGTATTTTTTGCAGAAAATGCTGAAGAAGCAAATGATTATATTACAGAGGTTGTTAGTAAGAAAAAAGCTAAAAATGTCATTAAATCGAAATCAATGGTCACTGAAGAGATTGGTATGAACGATGCACTAACTGACATTGGTTGTAATGTTGTTGAATCAGATCTTGGAGAATGGATTTTACAATTAGATGATCATGATCCTCCTTCACATATTGTTGTTCCAGCACTCCACAAAAACAAAGAACAAATCCGCGATACATTTAAAGATAAGAGGAAATATGATCAAACATCGGACCCAACGGAGCTAGCTCAATTTGCACGTGAACAGTTACGTAAAGATTTTTTATCAGCAGAAGTTGGAATTACAGGCTGTAACTTTGCTGTTGCTGAATCAGGATCTGTTTCACTTGTTACAAATGAAGGAAATGCGAGGATGGCAACGACATTACCAAAAACGCAAATTACTGTGATGGGAATGGAACGAATTGTCCCAACGTGGAAAGAGCTTGATATATTAGTTAGTATGCTTTGTCGCAGTGCAGTTGGTCAAAAGCTGACTAGTTATATTACAGGTTTAACTCCTTCAAAAGAAGAAGGGGAAGTTGATGGTCCAGAAGACTTCCACGTTGTAATTGTCGATAATGGGCGCTCCAAGATTCTCGGTACAAAGTTTCAAAGTGCGTTGCAATGTATCCGCTGTGCAGCGTGTATAAATGTTTGTCCAGTATATCGCCATGTAGGTGGTCATTCATACGGCTCAATCTACCCCGGACCAATTGGTGCGGTATTAACACCCTTATTGGAAGGGTATGATGATCACAAAGAGCTGCCATATGCGTCAACGTTATGTGCAGCATGTACTGAAGCGTGTCCGGTAAAAATTCCGCTCCACGAATTGTTAGTTGAGCACCGCCGTGAAATCGTTGAAAGAGAAGGGAAGACAAGTTTCGGTGAAAAGCTTGCGATGAAAGGTTATGCCTATGCTGCAAGTAACCCTACTCTTTATCAATTAGGTTCTAAGTCAGCTCCGTCAATGATTAATGCAACAAGAGGTGGAGAAGGAAAAGGTCCAGGTCCTGTAAAGTTATGGACACAAATTCGTAATTTACCTGAAAATAAAGGAGAAAGCTTTAGAAAATGGTTTGAGAACCGTGGGCAAGGGGGAGACAATTAATGCCAACAGGCACAATCCAAGGTAAAGATCGTTTCTTAAAAAATATTGCGGATAAATTAGGGCGTAAGCAAAAAACAGAGAAAGTAGAGTTGCCAAAGTGGAGTAAACGACCACAAGATGAAGTGTTTAAAAGTCATACAAAAGATGAACTATTAAATGAGTTTGTCAAACATTGTGATAAAATCCATACAAAGGTTAAAGTAACGACAAAGTCACAATTAGCAAAACAATTACATGAAGCTGTTGAAGAATTAGGAGGACAGTCTATTGTCCATTGGGAAGATGACAGGTTTGAACAATTTGGATTATTAGATGCGTTAAATATTGAAAAAGAAAAGGGTGTAGATGTCCATAAGTGGGAACCAGATTTAAGAAAAGAGAATATAAAAATTGCAGAGCGAACAAATAT
The Bacillus shivajii DNA segment above includes these coding regions:
- a CDS encoding (Fe-S)-binding protein, whose amino-acid sequence is MKVSLFLTCLADVVYPASVGRSTVELLEKLGCEVDFPKKQTCCGQPAFNSGFHKESKEVAKHMIETFKASDYVVSPSGSCTTMLHEYPKLFEDDPMWKERAEALVKKSFELTQFIVDVLKVEDVSAQFPAKVTYHSSCHMTRLLGVKEAPVKLLENVEGLIFTELPNKQQCCGFGGTFSVKMMPISEQMVDEKVQHIDETEADVLVGSDLGCLMNIGGRIERKGKQIKVMHIAEVLNSQG
- a CDS encoding LutC/YkgG family protein — protein: MPTGTIQGKDRFLKNIADKLGRKQKTEKVELPKWSKRPQDEVFKSHTKDELLNEFVKHCDKIHTKVKVTTKSQLAKQLHEAVEELGGQSIVHWEDDRFEQFGLLDALNIEKEKGVDVHKWEPDLRKENIKIAERTNIGITFSDMTLAESGTVVLLSDEGKGRSVSLLPQTYLAIIPKSTLVPRMTQANEQIHEIAKQQGKIPSCINFISGPSNSADIELRLVVGVHGPVKAYYIVIDDA
- a CDS encoding LutB/LldF family L-lactate oxidation iron-sulfur protein — its product is MGIKIGNDKFFDRVEKGINDSFMRNAVVEAQGRLEGRKTETTEELGNWEEWRDLSEEIRQHTLENLDYYLDQFAENVAKQGGHVFFAENAEEANDYITEVVSKKKAKNVIKSKSMVTEEIGMNDALTDIGCNVVESDLGEWILQLDDHDPPSHIVVPALHKNKEQIRDTFKDKRKYDQTSDPTELAQFAREQLRKDFLSAEVGITGCNFAVAESGSVSLVTNEGNARMATTLPKTQITVMGMERIVPTWKELDILVSMLCRSAVGQKLTSYITGLTPSKEEGEVDGPEDFHVVIVDNGRSKILGTKFQSALQCIRCAACINVCPVYRHVGGHSYGSIYPGPIGAVLTPLLEGYDDHKELPYASTLCAACTEACPVKIPLHELLVEHRREIVEREGKTSFGEKLAMKGYAYAASNPTLYQLGSKSAPSMINATRGGEGKGPGPVKLWTQIRNLPENKGESFRKWFENRGQGGDN